In Scatophagus argus isolate fScaArg1 chromosome 3, fScaArg1.pri, whole genome shotgun sequence, the genomic stretch GTACAAATTATCCAAATTGTTTCCgacaatgttcaaacccacagaaatGTGTAGTCTTGTTTAAAGGTAAGGTGCGTTTCATTTGGTCGCCTGTCCATGATGTCATAATCCCTTTTACCTTGTCTAGTTGCTATGAAGTCTGGGGAAAAAATTATGTTAATATGTCAGAAAGTATGAAAATATGTCATGACGCCAGGCTTCAACGTACCTGTACGCTGCAGCAGAGTTTACAAGGCGGGAAACAAAGTGGCGGAGTTTGACATTGAGCGGCAGGTGACTCGACTTTAACCCGGGAGACCGAAGTTCTCTTCTGTGGGAAAAACTGCCAGAGACCCCTGGTGGGGGAAAATACACACTCTTTGTTTAATtccagacgtgtgtgtgtgtgtgtgtgtgtgtgtgtgtcttcatgtggGTGTTGTGTTGGAGGGCGTTTGCAAAAATGGGAATTTCTTGTCTGAATTTGCCTTTAACGGTTGAAAAACAGAGTAAGCCGAGTAGGcgagacaaattaaaatgatgaaaagaggTCGTCGTCGCTGCCagcacacgcgcacacacgcacgcacacgcgcgcacacgcTCACCTACACACATTATGTATGCTTCCTTTCAATCCcgaaaattaaaaacagcaggcAAGCTGGTAAAATACTCCAATttagatgcacacacaagcacagacacagtgtttaagacaaccgcacacacacataaacacatcgAGAGACGTATTACACACTTATGTATACACACACCCATTCGGTGCACATACACAGTCTGGTCGGttattttcactgcagtgcAGGACTAATTTcagcgtgtgtgtctgtgtgtgtgtgtgtgtgtgtgtgtgtgtgtgtgtaatggatTTAATGATGTCATTGTATGATCACACTAATCTGATTACAGTTCTGATGCCTCTCAATTTCTtatctgtctgcttgtttggcTGTCTTACAGAGAGACAGCCTGCTTGTCTGTCATGTTGGCTCACGGACAgccagcctgtctgcctgcctgcctgtctgtctgcctgtctgtctgccttaGGGTCGGGTGATGCCCGAAAAGAGGGAGTTTGTATGACATGGCGTCCAACCACATCGGAAGGCAAAAGTGTTTATTGCCTTTTCCAGACAGCCGCACTTGCGGGCAGCGAAAAGCCTGTTatcacagagagaggagagaagccATAATTGTATAAATATGGGGATAAAGAAGCACATTTTCAGACAGCCTGTCCTGGCAGACGTTCATAGTCTTGTACTCgtttgtacacacaaaaagagacagaaatagttGAGCCTTGAGAGAAAAGTCAGCCTTTTCACTTTTGCACGCCTGGCCGGTCGTTGTGCGAACTGGGCCTGAATGTTGGGTTGTGGGTTTTTGGCATCGGGAAGGTGCGGCGGCAGAAGGTTTCTGAGGCTGTTCGACCTTCGGACGAGCACTTAAGTTAAAGCCAGTCTGTTCGCGTCATCCCAGCTTCCCGTCCTGAGTGCgacatcagaggaaaatggcCGCCGTGCGAACGCGGTCCATCAATGGTGGAGGCTCGTTTTACTGTTCATCACTGAATGTGGTCAGGCAAACAGTAGATTAAGATGAGCAAAGTTCAGAAGACAGAAGAGTTGTGTCTGATTGGTGGCTCGGTGAACCGTGGTGACGTTGCTTTGCAGCctcattgaaatgaatgagaggGCTGCAGTCCCTACAgatctgactgctgctgcttaaCCTTCAAAAAACTCAACGTCCATCCGTCTGCCTGCTGGTCTTCCTGCTGGGTTTGTCCGAATGACAAACCTAAGACACGTCTGCCTCTCTGATTAAATAACTTTGTATgtcactgtctcactgtctaCTGCCTGTCTTACTGACATCATACTTTGAGTCTGAAAagcctgtctgcctctgtgcctCAGACTGACTGTTTCACTGCATGGCCATCTGTCCTACTTACATCACTCTTTCATGTTTTGCtaactgctgtctgtctgtctgtctgtctgtcttactcTCTAACTTGCTTGTCTGTCTTGCTGTCTGCttgtctttcaaaataaaagtttgtctGCTGTGCTGACTGTCTCACCACCTGCCTTCCatctgaccacacacacacacacacacacacgcacacacaggttTCTTCATATTGTTTTAGCATACAGATGTTCAGTCACCctaaacagcaaaagaaaaagtccCATCTAAAGGCTGAAACTGCCACACTGGAAAAGccagttactgtgtgtgtgtgtgtgtgtgtgtgtgtgctggttcccttttgatgtttctgttcattcattcatttgtttgatttctttctccatttcattttcccttcctttcttctgCACCACATCTCGTTACTTCCTTCCTTATTCCTTGTTTGCTCCTCGCTTTCTTCTGTCACTCttgttctttcatttcatccccCGCTTGCCTcctcttgttctttctctttcatttcggctcatttctgccatttttctgcCCTTTCCCTTTTacactcctctttctctctgtctgacactccacctctctcttgttcacatcacatcatcctctctccctctccttcttcaTGCTCCGTCtatccccctccctccctccctccctcattaTTCGGTATAATCGGTTGTCTAGACAGAAACTCCCCACACAGATCACacctgagagagggagggagagagagagagagagtgatggagggagacaaagaagGAAATGAGACAGAAGGGATGGGGGAAAAAGAGGCGATAAAATGATTTGCCTTTTTTACGCCTCCCCTCAAATCCTCCAAGtgtttgagaagaaaaaaactgtctgagacacaaaacacactgattgaaggagagagagagaaaagaaagactaaagtgtctgacaaacacacacacacacacacaatatgaaaTATGTTCATTAGTTTTGTTCACTGCAGTCTAGACTGGTTGattttccgtgtgtgtgtgtgtgtgtgatagacttctgtttttgtgaggacCACATTGGAAGACCTTCAGAGTGaggacattttcacaaagtcATGATATTACTGTGACAATGCAGTCTGTATCtggacaaagaaaacacacgTTAAAGAAATGCAGTTCTGTATTTTAGTTTATCCTCCGAGTGCTTTTCTCGCCTTGAGTTGGACGGACAGACTGACACCAGCTGGGCCCAAAAGGTTGGAAGTCTCTTGAGGGGCTTCTGTAGCCACACGCTGAGGGTCACGTCAGCAGGTCAGCTGAGCTACCACCAACGCTTAGTGAGCTAATCTGCTAGCGTGTTTAAGGCTGGCGGTCCAAGTCAAATGACGTGTGCTCGTGCTTTACTTTCAATATTCAGAGTCCTAACAGGTTTCACCCACCCGCCACTAGTCGTCCCTGCAGTGGCAAGCAGCTGGCTTGTCTCCCAGTGCTGgcatcttcctcttcagctcctcgCAGTattgctgatgtttttcctgctgaatgtgtgtgtgtaggcttgCCACCGTCCACGGGTAGAAATGCAGAACTGGCTGCAGATGGAGAGTGGCCAGGCTGTGCTGTTCAGGTGCGTTTTGTTGCTTTGTAAAGCAACCCTGTCTCAGGAGGCGGGAGTTCACGTCCCATCACAGACTTCCATTCAGTGCAGGTCTGAGCTGTCCGTGACCTGCAGAATCATGCTGGGCAGGACCTCCCAGAGCTGTGTACAGGGAATCTGAAtcagactgaaaccagctgCGCACATGTAGAGCTGACAGAAGAAGTCAGCAAACGTCCGACCTCCCTCACACTGCAGGCTCTTGCAGACTCCAGTGATTCTAAAACTTCGACAGGATGCTCCCTGAACCCCCTCGTGGTCGTAGATGGCATGTGTGGGTTTACATACCTAATATGTTTGAtcataaataatttattgtaaTGCCATAAATACAAAAGGGTAAACTAATTGTGTGACTGTGATTATTTTCGTTAAACGTGAGTTCTTGTCTGATTCTGTGCTATGCCAGCTGTGAGCACATTCTCCAGCTCACCACCACTAAGAAGACTTTCTGACATGATCAAATAACGGATGTACGTTGTTTCGAtttgctgtcagcagcagcGCTGAAGCTGCGCCTTCTTCGTCGTGCCAAAAAGTGATTATCTGCCAAAAACTGAATGCAGGCGGTCGTAGCTACAAAGCAGCATTTGAAGTGAGCAAGGACAAAAGGAAATGAGCAAAACCGAGACTCGTGAGCCGGAACGCCGAATAGAAAAAGGATGAATGGGTTGAAGAATGCACATCAATAAAGAGGAAAACTATCCAAATAAAGTCAAAAAGTGGGGGCAGGTGTAGGTGTTAGTTGTTACCATGACATTATGTCTCAGTAATTTcaggttttaaagaaaaaaaagatcctcATCGTTATCATTAGAATTCAGAAAATCTCTTGAGTCACATCTTGCAGTGTCTGCATATTTGAcatcacacatactgtatatatgtatatatttaatatacatacataacatCACAACTTAATCTATTTAGTCATATTCCTACATGCACATGAGGACCCTGAAACCAAAGGAATTTCCTGCTCAGAATCCAGCAAGTCCTTACTGGTGAAGAGAGACACAAAGGAGAAGAATAAAAATGGTGAGAACCACTGGAAAGCCCTGCAGCGACACCTAGTGGACTCAAACAGGAGTGACGCTTTCCAGAGAGCCTGCTGCAGTCACTGTGTGCCACCAGAGGAgtggataagataagataatcctttattagtcccataactgggaaattacaatgttacagcagcaaacaggatatagagggtgcaaagcatgcaaggataagggaaggatgagcattcaaaaaagaataaagacaggaaacttCAGGGACTGTGGGTTCTTAATTCTGTTTGATGAGCAGAGTTTGTACGGGATGTCGCAGTTAATTAAAAGCCAGTTGCAGCCAGTTTGTAGCTCTCAGCAGCTGCTTAACTGATATGTTTCAGACATTATTAAGTTTCAGGGTTGCTcacatgttcatattttcaACTTCAACATCTTTATTGTTGTGtaattgttgttttaatgtatgTTCTCAGGATTATGTTTTATAAACCTCAGTGCTGTTTCATGCTAGTACATCCACTGCATAACTTaataatttctctgtttttttcatatAGAAAATTTTTCTTATTTAACCCATGCTTCCCTGTTGTTGTGTCTTCGCCACGCACCACCCAATTAGCCCTGCAGCTgaacattgttttcattatacAACAGTCTGACAGTTCTTTTCTCCGTTAATCCATTAATGGATTAACCGTTAACCATTAATGGTCtttaaagtgtcaaaaaaataacaaaaaacacttcaatTTGATCTTTAGTTTTACCATTTTAATTTGAGTAAATCAGAAATTAGGCCGATGAATATTTGAGAAGTCGGTGGTCTATGGagccaaaccaaaaaaaaaagatttgaacttgaaagttgaaattttgatttcgaactttgaaaaacacaacattgtaCTCGAACTAAAAATAAGAGTGGGGaaagtttttcagtttaaatagaatttttattcagttctgaaattcttttgagttttcactttcatatctCAGTGTTTGAGgtctttttttcagttgcagatttcatatttttaaagtttcaaatcttattttttcagctttctgttCACTTTCGGGTCTCATCCTTTGGACCTGGCTCTTTTGTGGAGGGCGTGGCATCGGCTTAGAGGGGCGTGGCATCACaagtgacagcataacaaagaaggctgaggacCTTTCTCtatcacgttgccttcagggaacatCGGTACTGTGAGAAGTATGACTCCACACTGTCTATAcaccatattcacattatgggCAGTGAAAAACTGACGCCAGAACAGAACTGACGGTTCTGTTTAGCAACCCGCTTTAAACTGAACTTGACACCAATCGCAGTATAAGAGCAATAAATTAGCAATAAATTATGCTGGTAGTGCAGTTCAACAGCCACACTTTAACCTCTGCGACTCAGTCGATATTTAGAAATTCAAAAATTTGCAGCCTGGGGCCCCTGTCGCTGCCCCGAATGCTAGTTAATGGTGGTGTCTGTCTtgtaaaaagaaaggaagaggaagaagaacaaagaaaggagATGGAAAGAATaacaagaaaagtaaaagaaagacagagaaagaagaattcaaaatacagaaagacaacagTAGAAGCAAGAACAAGAAAGcgtgagaggagaagaaagaaaaaggaaataaaagacagagaaagaagaatgaGGAAAGAAGACATAAGAACAAGAAagatagtaaataaataaaataaaagaacaaagacatacggaggaggaaaggagaaggaaaaagcTTAAGAAGAAAGAGGgtagaagaaagaagaagaagaagctgaagaaaaagtTGGGGAAGttgaaagaagacaaacagataaaattCAATCCAACATGGCAAACAGCAGTGCTAAAATAGAGAGCAGCAATGTTCACAGCACAGCTTAATATTAGCAACATATTCTGAAGTCTAAACATTTAATAACCCGTTGTTGTAGATAAAAACCTCACAGcagaatacagaatacagaatacGTAGAGCACTCACGTATCACATTCAACACACAGCATAAAACCCACACAACAGCTCAGTTTAGTGCAACCGACCCACAACACAAGGCCTCCAAGACTCAGactttaatattcatatttcaaCACCATGTAGCAGTATTAAAGGACCACAAACCAGCCAAGCAccagatgaaaacaaagttcagCCACATAACTTGAACAACCGATACcaatgcaacagcagcagaagagcgTATCaaccagcagacacagtgtTCAGAGCTTTCTGACACAagagcacaaacagactgactgacatcaGCTCAGCGTgttaggaaaaacaaaaagcaagtaCTTAACTTGTAGAAGTGAAGCGGTGATGTTCTGCCCATCAGTGGAACTTGTCTGATTGGGAATGAGACAAGAATGACATGATGCTTTGGTATGATGCTTTCGTCCAGACTAAAATAACTCAACAACTATTTGATGGATTTCTGTAAACCTTGGTACAGATATTCAAAGTGCCCAGAAAATAAAGCCTAATGACTGTGGTGATCTAATTACACATTGTGAGCCAGGTGTGTTTCGTGGTTCGTggtaaatgttagcatgctaacatgctaaaggTGAGTGAATGGTAAACATACTAAACAGcaactgcagcctcacagaactGCTAATATGACTGTAGACTCTTGGTCTTGTTTAAGTATTTTTGTGCACTTTTATAACTTCATTAGATGTAgttaaagatataaaaatggtGTAGATAACTGACAGAGGCGCGGGTTGAAGGGCTGTCTTGGTCACGTGAAACAAACATCACCAGGAACACTTCAATGACACAGCCAGCAAACCACCAGACCTGAAGGACATCCCACATAAATGTCAGCAGTGGGAGCAACAGAAGAGTGGTgcaaaaaggcagaaaaacattgCAAGTCAGAGGGTTTAAGATCCCGGGGAGAAACCATCAACTCAGTAATGAATGAGAGGGCTTTTGTCATGCAGCTCTCAAGTAAAGCTGGTGAAAGTGTTGCATTGTCTTAATTATATCTAAAACAATTctttaaaaaactaaactaacatTAAAGTGTTGCAGCCtctgacatcacttgaggcagttTATCCGCTGCGAAGGGCTTTATACAGCTTGTTTAGTTAATGAGATTCTGAAAGCCACATGTACCTTAAAGTTACTTCCAGTTTCCGTATTGTAGAATTTTCCATCAATTTCTAGCACTCAATATGCTGGTGTTACGGGTCATCCTCCTGTCACTCCTTTTAGAAATTAGATACAGTGTCAAGAGAAAAATGATGGGCCTCAGACACAATTTACTACTTTCATTTATGCCGTGAAACTAACCTTGAGAGGGACGAATTGGAGTCATAGCCTTTCCATTTTACCTTTAGTCCagcaaatacaaatgaaagcaACAGATGACAGAATGTCTAAGCTCAAAGAGACAGGATATGAGACTCTCAGAGAGTAGTCTTAACATGTAAAGGTTTATATTCTTGAAGCAGTTTTCCTACATTCATTAagccatttattttcatttggtaACACATGCAGCATTATGTGGGCACACTTAAGTCTGATCAGTGGTGATAATAACCAAATGTAAAGGGAAACAAACCTCATGAGGGGCCGTATGAGCTATatttcattcacacatacatgctcCTCTCTCTTAATGTAGTTTTATTCTTACAcctacatatttttattttcatattcatgtgtttaattaacatattcatacattttcattctcatatttatatatattcactcacacattcatatattttattccTATGCACATGTATTCAAAGTACAcatttaatattataaatattatgtattatgtgtATGTAAGACGAAGTATAGTGGTATATTGtgtatatctatctatccatatatatatatacatatattttctttatatatattttttttttttcttgtctttatatatatatatatatatgtgtgtattttctttttttaacacaatGGAGTCGATCTCTACTTGCAATACTGCGGCTTCACCACAGGACGTCACCAAAACGTTTTAAATGCGTCATCCATCTTTTGAGTTTCGGTGCTCCCTTCATAAGTGTCCCCGTTGCAATATCCTGTTCCTTTGTAGTTCCACAACACACATGTATCTCCGCGGTAACTTTAACGTAGCTCTCTGAACACTTTGCTGACATGAGCGCTGATAACTGtggtggaaatgtgtgtgtgcctctgcgGAATCTACTGAACTCAATCCAGTGTGTTAGGGATCGAGTCAGAGGTAAATAACACATTAAATCTACGGATATGACGCAcggctagctaacgttagcatctGATCGAGCTATAACGTTACTCGTGCTAGCTCAAAGCGAAATGTACTAACGTTAACGTTAGCTTTAAGTGAAGCTAAAGGGTTTATTTTTACGGACGCTGGGCTGGGTTTATGCTTtgaatttttggttttggttttacagaGTCAGTTTTATCCGCTTTTATGCTGTGGTGTTCCTGTTTCCTCGCTAAAATGTTGTCAAATTCCCCTCTGAAGTTCATGAAACAGCTTGACATAAATACTCAattgtcagtttgttttccaAGTAGTTTACACCCAATTTTGATAAAGTCTGTGGTGCTGTATTGAGTATTGTTGTACTGAGTTGTATTGCGAGGTGTTTTATAGTACATGTAAAACATCAGGAACACCTCAGTAACGCACTGCAGTTcagcagcacaaagcacagCCTTCAAAATGACCGTGAAGCTGAATTCCCACATCTGTAAACCAGTTTCTGAGGGAGATGTTGTGACACCGGTAGATGAGTGTGCATTTGAGGTTTGAGTAGATATAAAGTGAGCAGTCagtatttgtatattttgtattgcAGTATCACTGTGTCTGGAAAGCTATTTAGATACTGTAAGGATAAGCCAGTGTGCAGTGCTTAATTTTATCTAATGCAGTGAAGTAAATGCCACATCAGTGCAACATGTTTCACACAGTGACTCAATACACCCAGAAATATCTAAAATATATAACTAGTATAATAATATGGCTAAATCTTTGACCACGTGCAAGCTGGacacagaagaaataaaagaagacaaaatgaacataatGCCAGTGTCTAACTTAAAGCAACACTCGCTAAGAATCAGTACAATCTTGCCATGCTGACAAAATTTACTTTGTAACATTGAATTGTCACCTGAGCAGCCTGTAGGAATTTGTAGCAACTAACAAATAATTTTTCAATTAATGTTTCTATTACATGTGCTCtgtaaaatgctaaaaatgcaCCACAAGTGAGCTGACTTGGTGTCTTCAGGTGTCTTGCTTTGTCTGGCCAACACTCCTACTCCCACTCAGGCcaaattaatcaaatcaaacacacagttaATTATCTAAttctttgcatatttttttctgtggctgACAAATTCTAAATTTTGCTTATTTTCCTACATTTTAGACAGTAACTTTAAAAATGAGTCATGAAGTAAActagacattttttttccacactttgACATTACACATAAATTGTCCATATGAATGATTTTGCCTAACCGGTTGCTAATTTTCCACTGTAGAGGGAGAGTCCAATGAGTCAGATGGAGCGTTCAACCTCTCCAACTTCTGGGACACTCTGAGTTGAGTATAACTGGACCATCTTTCgttcttcttcctttttaatgaataataacattTCTCAGCTTGTTACCCTGGATGTCTTGCttgttctgtatgtttaaaaattaGGCTGCTCCTTCCTTTAAGTCATCTTTATCCTGTTCTGTCCAGAAGCACATCAGGCCCTCATGCAATTAGATCACCATCTCCGAGCCGTTTAGTGGACTCTTTTAATGTGGTGTCTCTTGTGTCTTCAGACCAGGCAGTGAAGGCCGTGTCCCAGGAAGCCACTAAACTCAGCCTGGTGTTCTCAAAACCTCCGCTGCCGTCACAACAGGTCAGATTATCACTGGGACTGTGATAGAGAGGCAGACatctttatttgttcttttgatAATAGCCAGgaaatgatgagaaaataatattttatttcttgggttcactgctttgtttttttttttttgtgccgtTCATACTACTTAAAGGGAAAATAGTGTGATGCTTCACTGTGAAAGGAGCCTCCTGCCCAGACACACAGGAGCTTTGTTAGAGAAAGTGATGGCAGCTTGCAGGACTGACCTGCTGTGTCATGAAGCTGAATGAGTGTGTTGTTAAAGTGCTCCCCCTTTTTTAGACAAGTAGACTGTGGAGGAAACAGGAGATGATGGACAACAGTTCATCCTTCTCCTTTCTGCTACCAGCTCTAAGGACTGCAGTCTCGTGGCCGATGAAGAGCCTGCGTTCCTTATCACTTCACTCAGTTTCTGTCACCAGCTCTGATGCTGCAAAAGAATTTTGCATATTTGGTCTGACGATGCTCACATTTGGTGACGCTGATGCATCTGGTGGCATAAGGACTAGAAAGTTGTTAAAGAAAATATCGTCATATAAACATCCTATCGTAATACTCAACatagttgtgtgttttgtgtctctcgCTGCAGGATGGAGAAAAGTTAGCAGATTCCATCCTCAAGAGTGTCCTGACTTTGTCTACAGTGTATTACTGGCTACCAAAGAGCCAAGGTAAAACTCAGTGACAGATTTCCTGGTTTGACTCGACTAGGGCATGTTGGGATTTTCCCAGCAGTAATTACGACTCCTACCACTGAGGACTAACGTGTTTGTTCCAATTTCATTCTTTGAAATGTGGTTTGGCTTGATAGTGAAGTATTAATAACAATAAGATAAGACGATTACAGTTTCTTTATGTGCTTCCCAACAAGCGTTTCCTGCTGCCCTTTAAGTGTTCACAGTCAGGATGTTAAAACTCTGTGCAGAGGCTCACTCACCAGACTGGATATTGAGTAACTAAGAGCCTGCTGCTCAAAAGCCTCTTGTGCCTGCtgcttgacattttgtgaatgGATATAAAGTGATGTTTTGTGCCGTCTCTCCTGTCCGTGCCTCAGGTGTCAGTCTGCGGCGACAGGTCAGAGACGCCACAGTCGAGGTTCTGGAGGGAGTCGCCCAGCTGGTGGAGGTCATCCTGAGCTCACCGCTGCAGAGGTTCGCACACATCAACACAGAGTTTGGCTCAGATATCATAGAAGTTTTAATGGAAAGCTGCACTAGAGCATGATGtaataaagacacaaacacatgcacacacccacacacactgctgaaatATCTggtcttctctcttttctttttgtctgaatTCTTCGgcctctcttcttcttgctcTTCCTCTGCTTGCCACTAGTCTGACCCAGGAACAGTTGACCTCAACAGGAGGTGTGTGGGCAGCCTGCGACCAGTTTGCCCAGTTGCCCCAAGGTCAGTAGACTTGACAGGACAGCGTAAAGGTTCAGGTTTGATCAGTTAGATCAGTGGTTTTGTTATTGGAGTCTCGCAGAGATACAAGCTTACAGCCTGCTCTCTTTAGCATTAGCTTTGGTAGcttgtgacagcagcagtaatggTTTTACTGGCAGCCTGCTGGTGATGGCGTCCTGAAAGtctaaacatttctgtttgtctgtatgaaATCACAGTTTCTGTAGACTTTATATTatgaatctgaatctgattTATGAAAGGGTTGGTAAATGATCTGCTCAATCAGAGGCTGTACAATATTTAAATCACAGCAGGAGGGCTTcatacatttctgtgtgttttcctcagatAACAAGGCAGCAGTGCTGGTGGTTCTGTCCTCTCAGATTGGTGTTGTAAAAGATGCCATACAGGAAATAgaacaggtacacacacacactgagaataCACAAATGGTGGCTGGTGCCTTTCTTTATCTCAACTGTAAATTGAATTAGGCTTCTATTTCACACATGCTTccacatctgttttgttttatgagttattttatcacatttcaGCCTTCTGGGTTCTGGTTTTACCCCTCAATGTTTACCTGTGCTTTTAATAACTTTAGGATAGTACAGAAACAGTAATGTCGTAAACGCTGATTGAAGTCCCTCAGTAAAGCCTGTTAAGTCCTGACAAACACACGCAGCATTTTGCATCCTCACCCAGGCGTTAGCCGATGAACACGACCCATTCAGTGACGTCCTCGATGATGACGAGGAAGGACAGGAGCCTCGAGGCAACCAAGACACTTACTGGTCTGAGAAGGACCGGCGCGTGATTGGCCCGTGCCAGGGGCTGATGAAAGCGTCCGCAGCTTGCCTGAGGAAGCTGACGTCAGCCGTCAAAGCCAATGGTGACGTCGCCACACCACAGAACCTGGCTCAGCTCGACGACTTAGCCGACGTCACCATGGAAATCAGCCCTgggtagaaacacacacacagtcatatcaTCGTGTTGCTGTAGCATATCAAGACGACACCAAATCACAGC encodes the following:
- the ccndbp1 gene encoding cyclin-D1-binding protein 1 homolog: MSADNCGGNVCVPLRNLLNSIQCVRDRVREGESNESDGAFNLSNFWDTLNQAVKAVSQEATKLSLVFSKPPLPSQQDGEKLADSILKSVLTLSTVYYWLPKSQGVSLRRQVRDATVEVLEGVAQLVEVILSSPLQSLTQEQLTSTGGVWAACDQFAQLPQDNKAAVLVVLSSQIGVVKDAIQEIEQALADEHDPFSDVLDDDEEGQEPRGNQDTYWSEKDRRVIGPCQGLMKASAACLRKLTSAVKANGDVATPQNLAQLDDLADVTMEISPGVDDLALCLYPPMDYSGVESNVSKLAAQLKKVLGIIRSSHVCGESQLTWVQFLDGAVDHNLQKAKELIHQDS